From Xyrauchen texanus isolate HMW12.3.18 chromosome 12, RBS_HiC_50CHRs, whole genome shotgun sequence, one genomic window encodes:
- the LOC127653357 gene encoding eukaryotic translation initiation factor 3 subunit B-like, whose translation MRDTDNMEADLEYDDEEEPSFSDPEDFVDDISDNELLEDVLRDKPQEADGIDSVVVVDNVPQVGPERLEKLKNVIQKIFSKFGKITNEFYPEADGKTKGYIFLEYSAPSHALEAVKNADGYKLDKQHTFRVNLFTDFDKYMSICDEWESPEKQPFKDFGNLRHWMEDSDCRDQYSVIYDSGERTGIFANDVKEPIEVEERARWTETYVRWSPKGTYLATFHQRGIALWGGEKFKQIQRFSHQGVQLIDFSPCERYVVTFSPLMDTKDDPQAIIIWDVLTGHKKRGFHCESSAHWPIFKWSPDGKFFARMTQDTLSIYETPSMGLLDKKSLRINGIKDFSWSPGDNIIAFWVPEDKDIPARVTLMQLPSRNEIRVRNLFNVVDCKLHWQKNGDYLCVKVDRTPKGTQGVVTNFEIFRMREKQVPVDVVEMKEGIIAFAWEPNGSKFAVLHGESPRINVSFYHVKNNGKIDLIKMFDKQQANSIFWSPQGQFLVLAGLRSMNGALAFVDTSDCTMMNIAEHYMASDVEWDPTGRYVVTSVSWWSHKVDNAYWLWTFQGRLLQKINKDRFCQLLWRPRPTSLLAQEQIKLIKKDLKKYSKIFEQKDRLSQSKASKELVDKRRAMMEEYHKYRERAMQMYQEQRLLRLDLRGGVDTDDLDSNVEDWEEETIEFFINEEIIPIGDL comes from the exons ATGCGAGATACGGACAATATGGAGGCCGATCTGGAGTATGATGACGAAGAAGAGCCTTCGTTTAGTGATCCGGAGGATTTCGTTGATGACATCAGTGATAATG AGTTGCTTGAGGATGTTCTCCGGGATAAACCTCAGGAGGCTGACGGCATCGACTCGGTCGTTGTGGTTGATAACGTCCCTCAAGTTGGACCAGAACGACTAGAGAAACTGAAGAACGTCATCCAGAAGATCTTCTCAAAGTTTGGCAAAATCACCAATGAATTCTACCCAGAGGCAGATGGAAAAACCAAGGG GTACATTTTTCTGGAGTATTCTGCCCCAAGCCATGCTCTTGAAGCAGTCAAGAATGCTGACGGCTACAAGCTGGACAAGCAGCATACTTTCCGTGTTAATCTGTTCACAGACTTTGACAA GTACATGTCAATCTGTGATGAGTGGGAATCTCCTGAGAAGCAGCCCTTTAAAGATTTT GGAAATCTCCGTCACTGGATGGAGGATTCTGACTGTCGTGATCAGTACAGCGTAATCTACGACTCTGGTGAAAGAACGGGCATATTTGCTAATGATGTCAAGGAGCCCATTGAAGTGGAGGAGAGAGCA CGCTGGACTGAGACTTATGTGCGCTGGTCTCCAAAAGGCACCTATCTGGCCACATTCCATCAGAGAGGCATTGCTCTATGGGGGGGTGAGAAGTTCAAGCAGATCCAGAGGTTCAGCCATCAAGGAGTTCAGCTCATTGATTTCTCTCCCTGTGAAAG ATATGTTGTCACATTCAGCCCTCTTATGGACACTAAAGATGACCCTCAGGCAATCATTATCTGGGATGTTCTCACAGGACACAAGAAAAGAGGCTTTCACTGTGAAAGTTCTGCTCACTGGCCAATTTTCAA GTGGAGTCCAGATGGGAAATTCTTTGCTCGAATGACACAGGACACCCTGAGCATCTACGAGACACCA tcaATGGGTCTTTTGGACAAGAAGAGTTTGAGGATAAATGGAATTAA GGATTTCTCCTGGTCACCTGGTGATAATATCATTGCATTCTGGGTTCCTGAGGATAAAGACATCCCAGCAAGAGTAACTCTCATGCAGCTTCCATCCAGGAATGAGATCAGAGTCCGCAACCTGTTTAATGTTGTGGACTGCAAGCTTCACTGGCAGAAAAATGGAGACTATCTCTGTGTAAAGGTGGACCGAACACCCAAAGGAACACAG GGGGTTGTCACCAACTTTGAGATATTCCGAATGAGAGAGAAGCAGGTACCTGTGGATGTGGTGGAGATGAAag AGGGCATCATTGCTTTTGCTTGGGAACCGAATGGCAGCAAGTTTGCTGTGCTACATGGGGAATCTCCCAGAATCAATGTGTCGTTCTACCATGTGAAGAACAATGGCAAAATTGACTTAATAA AAATGTTTGACAAACAACAAGCAAACAGTATCTTCTGGAGTCCACAAGGGCAGTTTTTGGTACTTGCTGGGTTGAGGAG CATGAATGGAGCTCTTGCTTTTGTGGACACTTCAGACTGCACCATGATGAACATTGCTGAGCATTACATGGCATCAGATGTGGAGTGGGATCCAACTGGACGATATGTTGTGACATCTGTCTCCTGGTGGAGTCACAAG GTGGACAATGCATACTGGCTGTGGACATTCCAGGGTCGTCTGCTGCAAAAAATCAACAAGGACCGTTTCTGTCAGCTGCTGTGGAGGCCCCGCCCAACCTCTCTTCTGGCTCAAGAGCAAATAAAG CTCATAAAGAAGGATCTGAAGAAATACTCAAAGATCTTTGAGCAGAAAGATCGTCTCAGCCAGTCCAAGGCATCCAAG GAACTGGTGGACAAGAGACGTGCGATGATGGAGGAGTATCACAAGTACCGTGAGAGAGCCATGCAGATGTACCAGGAGCAGAGACTTCTCCGCCTTGATCTCAGAGGAG GTGTGGACACAGATGATCTGGATAGCAATGTCGAGGACTGGGAGGAAGAGACCATTGAGTTTTTCATCAATGAAGAAATTATTCCAATCGGAGATCTGTAA